In Mustelus asterias chromosome 20, sMusAst1.hap1.1, whole genome shotgun sequence, a single genomic region encodes these proteins:
- the LOC144508723 gene encoding putative G-protein coupled receptor 139: MRPPVVFQIKRIYYPVLGAIGVPVNFGAIVILARGKCGLSKCITRYLVGMAIVDLLVVVTDPILRWTVPLYDRFVFLRMTAVCRLSYFLFFATTSVSVWLTVAFTFDRYVAICCESLKTKYCTQQTATVVLATVSGLGCLESIPWYFLYEPHIVINDVSWGCRAKQNFLNSPIWIAYDILHRMLTPCVPFCLILLLNTLTVKHILVTSQVRRGLRGQSNGENHKDPEMANRRKSIILLFSISGSFILLWVTYVMYNIYARVAAIRFYYSFTDPRYITDQASRMLQALSSCTNTCIYAVTQTKFREELKNALKYPFKLIVQLVRGVSTSCTEPGDLIVAKHKKTTDCN; the protein is encoded by the exons ATGAGACCTCCAGTCGTCTTTCAGATCAAACGCATTTACTACCCAGTCCTTGGAGCCATCGGAGTTCCTG TTAACTTTGGGGCCATTGTTATCCTGGCCCGGgggaagtgtggcctctccaagtGCATCACTCGCTATCTGGTTGGAATGGCAATAGTTGATCTCCTGGTCGTGGTCACAGATCCTATTTTGAGGTGGACCGTTCCACTCTATGACCGATTTGTATTCCTGCGCATGACCGCCGTTTGCCGCCTCAGCTACTTCCTCTTTTTCGCAACCACTAGCGTTTCAGTCTGGTTAACCGTGGCTTTTACCTTTGATCGATATGTGGCCATCTGTTGCGAAAGTCTGAAGACAAAGTATTGCACCCAGCAAACAGCGACGGTGGTTCTGGCGACAGTGAGCGGACTGGGCTGTTTGGAGTCCATCCCCTGGTACTTTCTATATGAACCTCACATTGTAATTAATGATGTTTCCTGGGGTTGCCGTGCGAAACAAAACTTTCTTAATTCCCCCATATGGATAGCCTATGACATCCTTCACCGCATGTTAACCCCTTGTGTCCCGTTCTGTCTGATACTGCTGCTCAACACCCTGACAGTCAAGCATATCTTAGTCACCAGTCAGGTCCGCAGGGGACTCCGGGGCCAAAGTAATGGGGAGAATCACAAAGATCCCGAGATGGCaaatcgaaggaaatccatcattttgctCTTCAGTATTTCTGGCAGTTTTATACTGCTCTGGGTGACGTATGTCATGTATAATATTTATGCTCGTGTTGCAGCTATTCGGTTTTACTACTCGTTCACTGACCCTCGCTATATCACAGATCAGGCATCAAGAATGCTCCAGGCTCTCAGTAGCTGCACCAACACGTGTATTTATGCAGTGACCCAGACAAAATTCAGGGAGGAACTGAAGAACGCATTGAAATACCCGTTCAAACTCATTGTCCAATTAGTTAGAG
- the LOC144508198 gene encoding large ribosomal subunit protein mL50-like, with protein sequence MAAVLRRKAALSSWRILISGCRASGTGTAQPDPGDSLARPPARSRKYQPPVQLEERVRAALERVTGSPAAPGWQESQLGEGERFHLLCELAHELSHPVPNSRLHQMRRPADLLNFYQQPANSDPFAFQELAHSELPQNLRINWAYKESGGGDGMYPG encoded by the exons ATGGCGGCGGTGCTGAGGCGGAAAGCGGCACTGAGCTCCTGGAGGATCCTGATCTCCGGCTGCAGAGCGTCCGGCACCGGGACAGCACAGCCGGATCCGGGG GACTCCCTGGCCAGACCCCCTGCTCGGAGCCGGAAATACCAGCCCCCTGTTCAGCTGGAAGAGAGGGTCCGGGCAGCACTGGAGCGGGTGACAGGTTCACCTGCTGCCCCAGGCTGGCAGGAGAGCCAGCTGGGCGAGGGCGAGAGGTTTCACCTCCTCTGTGAGCTGGCCCATGAGCTCAGCCACCCGGTGCCCAACTCCCGGCTCCACCAGATGAGGAGACCGGCTGACCTTCTGAACTTTTACCAGCAGCCAGCCAACTCAGACCCCTTCGCCTTCCAGGAGCTGGCACACTCGGAGCTGCCCCAGAATCTCCGGATCAACTGGGCGTACAAGGAGagtggaggaggtgatggaatgTATCCGGGCTGA